The window ACGGGATTAAGTCCCGCGGCGAAATTCTCAGCGCTGAGACTCCGAGGCGTCGTCGCCGTCCGGGGACTCGCGGCGCTCCGGACGATCGTCGACGGGCGCTTCCCGAGATTCCGGTCGATCTCCGCCGTCGAGCACGCGCACGAGTTCGTCGAGGACGGCGTCGGCGCTGGCGAGGTTCGTCGCCAGCGGGATCGAGTGGACGTCGCAGAGGCGAAGGAGCGCGCTGATGTCCGGTTCGTGCGGCTGCGCCGTCAGGGGGTCCCGGAGGAAGATCACGCCGTCGCAGTTCCCGTCGGCGATCTCCGCGCCGATCTGCATATCGCCCCCGATGGGCCCGGACTGCTTCCGTTCGACGTCGAGGCCGGTCGACTCCCGCAGTCGCTTGCCGGTCGTCCCCGTCGCCATCAGGTCGAACCGCTCGAGGTCGTCGAGCCTGCTCTCCGCGAACTCGATGATGTCGGGCTTCTTCTCGTCGTGGGCGATCAGCGCGAGACGCATACGGCTACTGTCGTCGCACTCGGGTAAGAAGGTTCGTCGGCGTCCTGCGGGATGCGAGA is drawn from Halobellus limi and contains these coding sequences:
- a CDS encoding methylglyoxal synthase, whose translation is MRLALIAHDEKKPDIIEFAESRLDDLERFDLMATGTTGKRLRESTGLDVERKQSGPIGGDMQIGAEIADGNCDGVIFLRDPLTAQPHEPDISALLRLCDVHSIPLATNLASADAVLDELVRVLDGGDRPESREAPVDDRPERRESPDGDDASESQR